In Paenibacillus sp. G2S3, a single window of DNA contains:
- a CDS encoding S-layer homology domain-containing protein, whose amino-acid sequence MSAQKRSKRPLKAYSTKAVSAVMAGAMIFSGASAVFADTAATTAATTTPQSVGIFSDVKTGFWAEKHIYKLASQGIVVGNNGLFRPGDSVTQQEAVLMALRFMKLQDKVDTSSTVTLPNDFKVTNYYKDYVVLAFQQGLLDKATEMAPDNLKTSWGERKASREWISELLIRALGKSADAAVAASEPTGFADDAKVSANKRGYINVAVDLKLANGLDGNRFDPQGAVTRAQLATFFSRAEAHNTVEYDNTVSGTISQLTDGKLSVYNNGKNSTYTLGASTAYYTSASESRINLSDIQPYTKVTVIGATYNAAYVEVTDPTQQVESLSGNFAMVAPGNKLWLKSATGFTEYYYDETTTFVDASGTPIEPASLVADSVVTLQRETYSGSHRVVNVQVTSGVVNKTTTGTVQSIDLTGKSITFKNAAGTVETFKWEDGTSLFSSQSSVLQPADLKTGAAVKYTIKENVIRTVEVTEGVERTVQGVLNELSNSTVVYKKTDGTREVKLLGTKPVIVIPNMNSAVVDDLIADTVGGDKIQLTLNSSDQVIKIEVLSRQIEQYSGATVIDYNTKTQLLTVMDTEKKAHVVQLDEKTKLLIEGVLPNLSNIGTKLVENRKVNLTAIGQRALSLEIVTKYEGTLSAVNSSFKTIVLKLKDSGQTITMPYPQLVDIFGKTNPTLSDATVGSNVTASLTTSQDLIAVLKVKTVLQVEAATVNSGTNRIGIKWNGGTSEINTAALPITNEAGESIKLTALKSGDYLNVTFDGSTPLAIQAVKLTTGQISSVGAATNSLIVKEYAGAAQNFTVSGGVRIIRDGATTTALSNLTTADRVEIRKDTDGATVIRVLPQLTRSFSRYDSTTNSLVTKRANLNDKYQFTLASNVYVHQGDTTLSVQSLKENDNIIMYFNNDIVVEIVKQ is encoded by the coding sequence TTGTCCGCGCAAAAAAGGTCAAAACGTCCATTGAAGGCTTATTCTACGAAAGCAGTATCGGCTGTTATGGCTGGAGCCATGATTTTTAGTGGCGCAAGCGCTGTGTTTGCAGATACAGCTGCTACGACAGCAGCAACAACCACTCCACAATCTGTAGGCATTTTTAGCGATGTGAAGACAGGATTTTGGGCTGAAAAGCATATTTATAAACTAGCATCACAAGGAATTGTGGTTGGTAATAATGGTTTGTTCCGACCTGGGGATTCTGTAACTCAGCAGGAAGCTGTGCTTATGGCATTACGTTTTATGAAGCTACAGGATAAAGTCGATACTTCTTCAACAGTTACCTTACCTAATGATTTTAAGGTTACGAATTATTACAAGGATTATGTAGTGTTGGCCTTTCAACAAGGCCTACTTGATAAGGCGACCGAAATGGCTCCAGATAATCTGAAGACATCTTGGGGAGAGCGTAAAGCCTCCCGCGAATGGATTTCTGAACTCTTAATTCGTGCACTAGGAAAAAGTGCAGATGCAGCAGTAGCAGCTAGTGAGCCGACAGGCTTTGCGGATGATGCTAAAGTGTCTGCAAACAAAAGAGGGTACATCAATGTTGCTGTTGATCTGAAACTAGCAAATGGTCTTGACGGTAATCGCTTTGATCCACAAGGGGCTGTGACCCGTGCTCAATTGGCGACCTTTTTCAGCCGTGCGGAAGCTCACAATACGGTTGAATATGACAACACGGTATCAGGTACAATCAGTCAATTAACAGATGGGAAACTATCCGTTTATAACAATGGAAAGAATTCTACATATACCCTGGGAGCGAGCACCGCTTATTACACAAGCGCTTCTGAAAGCAGAATAAATCTAAGTGATATCCAACCTTACACTAAGGTTACTGTAATTGGAGCTACATATAATGCAGCTTATGTAGAAGTGACCGATCCTACGCAACAAGTTGAGAGCCTTTCTGGAAACTTCGCAATGGTAGCACCTGGTAATAAACTATGGCTAAAATCAGCTACTGGGTTCACAGAATATTACTATGATGAAACGACTACTTTTGTAGATGCGAGTGGGACCCCAATTGAACCTGCTTCGCTGGTAGCAGACAGTGTAGTTACTTTGCAACGTGAGACTTACAGTGGATCACACAGAGTGGTCAATGTTCAAGTGACTTCAGGCGTTGTTAACAAAACGACAACAGGTACCGTTCAAAGTATAGATCTTACTGGGAAAAGCATTACGTTTAAAAATGCTGCTGGTACGGTGGAAACCTTTAAATGGGAAGATGGAACTTCATTATTCAGCTCGCAATCATCAGTGCTGCAGCCAGCAGATTTAAAGACAGGTGCTGCTGTCAAATATACGATTAAGGAAAATGTGATACGTACTGTAGAAGTGACAGAAGGTGTTGAACGGACAGTTCAAGGTGTACTTAACGAACTGAGCAATTCAACCGTTGTGTATAAAAAAACGGACGGAACACGTGAGGTTAAACTGTTAGGCACGAAGCCGGTGATTGTTATTCCGAATATGAATAGCGCTGTGGTTGATGATCTTATAGCTGATACAGTAGGTGGGGACAAAATTCAGCTTACGCTGAACAGCAGTGATCAAGTCATAAAGATTGAAGTGTTAAGCCGTCAAATTGAGCAGTATAGTGGAGCGACGGTTATTGACTATAATACTAAAACACAACTGTTGACAGTTATGGATACTGAAAAAAAGGCACATGTCGTTCAGTTGGATGAAAAAACAAAATTGTTGATTGAAGGCGTACTTCCTAACTTAAGTAATATAGGTACGAAACTTGTTGAGAACCGTAAAGTGAATTTAACGGCAATAGGTCAACGGGCTCTGTCTTTGGAAATTGTCACAAAGTACGAAGGAACCCTGTCTGCTGTTAATTCTTCTTTTAAAACAATTGTATTGAAGCTTAAGGACAGTGGGCAAACTATAACAATGCCTTATCCACAATTAGTTGATATTTTTGGGAAGACTAATCCAACCTTAAGTGATGCTACTGTCGGTAGTAATGTGACAGCCTCACTGACAACTAGTCAGGATCTAATTGCAGTATTGAAAGTAAAGACCGTTCTTCAGGTTGAAGCAGCAACCGTTAATTCTGGAACCAACCGTATAGGTATTAAATGGAATGGGGGGACCAGTGAGATTAATACTGCGGCGCTCCCAATAACAAATGAAGCCGGTGAGAGCATTAAGCTAACCGCTTTGAAATCCGGAGATTATCTGAATGTGACTTTTGATGGAAGCACACCGCTCGCTATTCAGGCAGTTAAGCTTACAACGGGTCAGATTAGTTCAGTAGGAGCTGCAACGAATAGCTTAATTGTGAAGGAGTATGCTGGAGCAGCACAAAACTTTACGGTAAGTGGTGGGGTTAGAATCATACGTGATGGCGCCACAACAACTGCTCTTAGTAACTTAACAACAGCGGACAGAGTGGAGATTCGTAAAGACACGGATGGAGCGACAGTCATTCGTGTGTTACCACAGTTAACTCGTTCATTCTCTCGCTATGACAGTACGACGAACTCATTGGTTACTAAGAGAGCTAATCTGAACGATAAGTATCAGTTCACTCTTGCTTCAAATGTATATGTTCATCAAGGAGATACGACATTGTCCGTGCAATCTCTGAAAGAAAATGATAATATTATAATGTATTTCAATAATGATATCGTGGTTGAAATTGTGAAACAA
- a CDS encoding GerMN domain-containing protein, producing the protein MIKQKWSTIGIATLLLLVIAGCGDKPTAAPANGVEQDTSNVVSGAGESTPAPSDEPGNEVASTPQPTADNSNTEAQATAKPVADEKQKQSQSIDAYYTDSQVMDLIPAKTSISFSDDAQKYTETFKALQSNENTELVSLWGKIKLKSLKFVDGQIVMDIHKPEEAQLGAGGESLAISSLAKTYFQFEEVKSIEVLVDGEKVESLMGHVDLMHPMTRDNS; encoded by the coding sequence ATGATCAAACAAAAATGGAGTACAATTGGGATCGCTACACTACTTCTGCTAGTGATTGCTGGCTGTGGAGACAAGCCTACTGCGGCTCCAGCAAATGGTGTGGAGCAAGATACTTCAAATGTTGTAAGTGGTGCGGGAGAAAGTACACCGGCTCCAAGCGATGAACCAGGAAACGAAGTGGCTAGCACTCCGCAACCGACAGCAGATAATAGCAACACAGAAGCTCAGGCAACTGCAAAGCCAGTAGCAGATGAGAAGCAAAAACAGAGCCAGAGTATCGATGCATATTATACGGATTCACAAGTTATGGATCTGATTCCTGCTAAGACTAGCATTAGCTTCTCTGACGATGCCCAGAAATATACAGAGACGTTCAAAGCATTGCAAAGCAACGAGAATACTGAGCTTGTATCGTTATGGGGTAAGATTAAACTGAAATCGTTAAAGTTTGTAGATGGCCAAATTGTTATGGATATTCATAAACCGGAGGAAGCACAGCTGGGTGCTGGTGGGGAGTCGCTAGCGATTTCATCACTTGCCAAGACCTATTTTCAATTTGAAGAAGTGAAAAGTATCGAAGTTTTGGTGGATGGTGAAAAGGTTGAGAGCTTGATGGGTCATGTTGATCTAATGCATCCAATGACTAGAGATAATAGCTAA
- a CDS encoding N-acetylmuramoyl-L-alanine amidase family protein, translating to MKKFSLMLFLLLLVFVLPENGHAAAGNSKIYLDGKELTAGQNVPVENVNDTIMVPLRLISESLGYNVGWDQKSKTVTIEQQGKVIKLVVNQKIASVDDKTVTLTTAPILRSNTTLVPIRFISEQFGLNVSWDNVKKSVYLITPGSSNDNGSSGGNTENGGSEVVPPVDPSKNLTMVNGVSFSENRLSIAMEGNSVPKVTVMTGPDRLVVDLPNATFSDLFGTGQILDPDLNGSLEVKDYPDVSGVRYSLYSTNPYTVRFVIDLNYAKNYNVSVTGDDSKLVVIDLNAESTDDTTTQPGNNGRKLVVLDAGHGAKDSGAVGVTGKYEKNFNLAIVLKTAELLKKESNIDVVLTRSNDTFLELKERAAMANNLKADIFISVHANSSGSSSASGTETYYQREASKALANVMHKYLVQATGLSDRGVRYGNFHVIRETKMPAVLLEVGYLSNKKDEALLFTDALQNKVAASIVSGIKEYLGIK from the coding sequence ATGAAGAAATTCAGTTTGATGTTGTTTTTGTTGCTCTTAGTATTTGTTTTGCCTGAGAACGGACATGCTGCTGCCGGGAATAGCAAGATTTATCTGGACGGCAAGGAGCTGACCGCAGGGCAAAATGTCCCGGTTGAGAATGTGAATGATACAATCATGGTGCCGTTAAGGTTGATCTCTGAAAGCCTTGGATATAACGTGGGTTGGGATCAGAAGAGCAAGACGGTAACGATTGAACAGCAAGGAAAGGTCATCAAACTGGTTGTGAATCAAAAGATAGCCTCAGTTGATGACAAGACAGTAACACTTACCACGGCACCAATCCTTCGTAGTAATACGACACTTGTACCGATTCGGTTCATTAGTGAACAGTTTGGATTAAATGTCTCGTGGGACAACGTGAAGAAGAGTGTGTATCTTATTACCCCAGGATCCTCAAATGATAACGGTAGTTCAGGTGGAAATACTGAAAATGGTGGATCTGAGGTTGTACCGCCGGTAGATCCTTCTAAGAATTTAACGATGGTAAATGGTGTGAGCTTTAGTGAAAATCGTTTGAGTATTGCCATGGAGGGTAATTCAGTACCGAAAGTGACAGTGATGACTGGGCCGGATCGGTTAGTTGTTGATTTACCTAATGCCACCTTCTCAGACCTATTTGGCACAGGACAGATCCTTGATCCTGACCTTAACGGTAGCTTGGAAGTGAAGGATTATCCCGATGTATCAGGAGTACGTTACTCCCTTTATAGCACGAATCCTTATACAGTACGTTTTGTAATTGATTTGAACTATGCTAAGAATTACAACGTTAGCGTAACTGGAGACGATTCTAAGCTGGTTGTAATCGATCTAAATGCGGAAAGTACTGATGATACTACAACACAACCAGGAAATAACGGCAGAAAGCTAGTAGTATTAGATGCAGGACATGGAGCTAAAGATTCTGGAGCAGTGGGTGTTACAGGTAAATACGAGAAGAATTTTAATTTGGCCATCGTACTTAAGACAGCTGAATTGCTGAAAAAAGAAAGTAATATTGACGTCGTATTAACACGAAGTAATGATACTTTCTTGGAGCTTAAAGAAAGAGCGGCTATGGCAAATAATTTAAAAGCTGATATCTTCATATCTGTACATGCCAATAGCTCAGGTTCCTCTTCAGCTAGTGGAACAGAAACGTATTATCAACGGGAAGCCAGTAAAGCATTGGCGAACGTAATGCATAAATATCTTGTTCAAGCTACAGGGCTTAGCGATCGCGGTGTACGTTATGGGAATTTCCATGTTATCCGTGAAACGAAAATGCCTGCAGTATTACTTGAAGTGGGATACCTTAGCAACAAAAAAGATGAGGCATTGCTCTTTACAGATGCACTTCAAAACAAAGTTGCGGCTTCAATAGTGAGTGGGATTAAGGAATATTTGGGTATAAAATAA
- a CDS encoding N-acetylmuramoyl-L-alanine amidase family protein produces the protein MRRVGYRTLLLLLLPLLLLSFTGREAAAAGSSSGRIIMDNQELALPKGIKLENVNGSVMIPVRVVVENLGFEVLWEQQARKVTVHQDGKSIELAVGKKTAAADGVTFDLNAAPKQSGGTVLVPIRFVSEQFGLKVGWDNSDKTVYLTGGQASVATPEGTVTSPTATSTPSPTQITTPGMDNGTSSGSVLPSPTPQSSSVPGSTGVNAAGPLVNGAAFTENRLIIAVSGAPKPSITKMSSPDRIVVDFPGAAFAPDFVGGLPSITTNGSPQGKLDVTGYPLVSEIRYALFSVSPSTVRFVIQTIGSQPYQLSTDESTGLVTLDLNVTGSEGNTSGGSGMTGKPVVVLDAGHGGTQSGAVSLTGKLEKDFNLAVIRKVQTLLMQEALVDVVFTRTEDITLGLQDRVNIAEAAKANLFISVHGNSLELGYPNRDKINGSETYYSRSGSLPFAQIMHKHLIAGTGFKDNGVRTKSLHVTRETSMPAVLLEVGYLTNSGNESGMYSEQLQDKLAREIVAGIKEYLGL, from the coding sequence ATGAGAAGAGTTGGGTATCGAACGTTGCTGTTATTGTTGCTGCCGTTATTATTACTATCATTCACTGGACGTGAAGCTGCCGCAGCTGGTAGTAGCTCAGGCAGAATTATTATGGACAATCAAGAGCTTGCATTACCAAAAGGAATTAAACTTGAGAACGTCAATGGTAGCGTTATGATTCCCGTCAGAGTGGTAGTGGAGAATCTTGGATTTGAGGTGTTATGGGAACAGCAGGCCCGCAAAGTAACGGTTCACCAAGATGGAAAAAGCATTGAGCTGGCTGTAGGAAAAAAAACAGCTGCTGCGGATGGGGTAACGTTTGATTTAAACGCAGCACCCAAGCAAAGTGGTGGTACAGTTCTCGTTCCGATTCGCTTCGTAAGTGAGCAGTTCGGTCTAAAGGTTGGCTGGGATAATAGTGATAAAACGGTCTATTTGACGGGTGGGCAAGCTTCGGTGGCTACACCTGAGGGAACCGTTACTAGTCCAACAGCAACAAGTACTCCTTCTCCAACTCAGATTACTACACCCGGCATGGATAATGGCACAAGCTCTGGAAGTGTTTTGCCCTCACCGACACCACAATCATCCTCAGTACCAGGAAGCACTGGTGTGAATGCAGCAGGTCCGCTTGTAAATGGGGCAGCCTTCACTGAGAATCGATTAATCATCGCTGTTTCTGGGGCTCCTAAACCTAGCATCACAAAAATGAGCAGTCCAGATCGAATCGTCGTAGATTTTCCTGGTGCAGCTTTTGCTCCTGATTTCGTAGGAGGTCTACCGAGTATTACCACAAACGGAAGTCCGCAAGGGAAGCTAGATGTTACTGGTTACCCTTTAGTTTCTGAGATCCGGTATGCGTTGTTCAGTGTAAGTCCTTCTACTGTTAGGTTTGTGATTCAAACGATCGGTAGCCAGCCTTATCAATTAAGTACGGATGAAAGTACTGGACTGGTGACACTAGATTTGAATGTTACAGGCAGTGAAGGGAACACCTCAGGTGGTAGTGGAATGACTGGTAAGCCAGTTGTAGTTCTCGACGCGGGTCATGGAGGGACACAATCTGGAGCTGTCAGTCTCACGGGTAAGCTGGAAAAAGACTTCAATCTAGCGGTTATACGTAAAGTACAAACACTACTTATGCAGGAAGCTTTGGTTGATGTCGTATTTACTAGGACTGAAGATATTACGTTGGGTCTTCAGGATCGAGTAAATATCGCAGAAGCGGCAAAGGCTAATCTATTTATTTCAGTGCATGGGAATTCACTGGAGCTAGGTTATCCGAATAGAGACAAAATAAATGGCAGTGAAACGTACTATTCGCGTAGTGGGAGTCTGCCGTTTGCTCAGATCATGCACAAACATCTGATAGCTGGTACTGGATTCAAGGACAACGGAGTAAGAACGAAAAGTCTGCATGTTACAAGAGAAACCAGTATGCCGGCAGTACTTCTAGAAGTGGGGTATCTTACCAATTCAGGAAATGAATCAGGGATGTATAGTGAGCAGCTTCAAGACAAATTAGCGAGGGAAATTGTAGCCGGTATTAAGGAATATCTAGGACTTTAA
- the leuD gene encoding 3-isopropylmalate dehydratase small subunit produces the protein MDAFKKLTGIVAPVDRVNVDTDAIIPKQFLKRIERTGFGQFLFYEWRFDEAGNDNPAFEMNKPRYKGASVLISRANFGCGSSREHAPWAIMDYGFRVVIAPSYADIFYNNCFKNGILPIKLSEEQVDELFNRTAEHDGYQLTVDLESNTLHDEFGLSISFDLDEHRRQFLLQGLDDIGLTLQHADEIAAYEERHAAKLFS, from the coding sequence ATGGATGCTTTTAAAAAATTAACAGGAATTGTTGCACCAGTAGATCGGGTGAATGTAGATACGGATGCGATTATCCCAAAACAGTTCTTGAAACGGATTGAACGGACAGGATTTGGACAATTTTTGTTCTACGAATGGCGTTTTGATGAAGCTGGTAACGATAACCCTGCTTTTGAAATGAATAAACCACGCTATAAAGGTGCTTCTGTCTTAATCTCACGTGCTAACTTTGGCTGTGGTTCCTCACGGGAGCATGCACCTTGGGCGATTATGGATTATGGGTTCAGAGTTGTCATTGCACCTTCTTATGCAGATATCTTCTACAACAACTGCTTTAAGAACGGCATTTTGCCGATCAAGCTTTCGGAAGAGCAAGTGGATGAGCTGTTTAATCGCACAGCCGAGCATGATGGCTACCAATTGACAGTCGATCTTGAGAGCAATACACTTCACGATGAATTTGGACTGAGCATCAGCTTTGATCTGGATGAGCACCGTCGTCAGTTCTTGCTACAAGGTCTGGATGATATCGGATTAACTCTTCAGCATGCGGATGAAATTGCTGCGTACGAAGAGCGTCATGCGGCTAAGTTATTTTCATAA
- the leuC gene encoding 3-isopropylmalate dehydratase large subunit: protein MSNKTMFEKIWDNHVIHQEEGKPSIIYIDLHLVHEVTSPQAFEGLRLSNRKVRRPELTFATMDHNVPTKDRFNIKDPISKQQIDTLSKNCADFGVRLFDLNDIDQGVVHVMGPEIGLTHPGKTIVCGDSHTSTHGAFGALAFGIGTSEVEHVMATQCLQQSKAKTMEVRFTGKRNPGVTAKDMILGVIAKYGTDFATGYVIEYTGEAIRELSMEERMTVCNMSIEGGARAGLIAPDETTFNYLRGRQYVPQGEAYDAAVEGWKSLVSDEGAQYDTVVDFDVETLIPQVTWGTSPGMGTDISSSVPNPADFTTENERKAAEKALEYMDLTPGTPISEIPIDYVFIGSCTNGRIEDLRAAAVVAKGHKVSDNVTAIVVPGSGRVKMQAEKEGLDKVFTDAGFEWREAGCSMCLAMNPDVLQPGQRCASTSNRNFEGRQGRGGRTHLVSPAMAAAAAIKGRFTDVRDWNYKTEAVSS from the coding sequence ATGAGCAACAAGACAATGTTTGAGAAGATTTGGGATAATCATGTTATTCATCAAGAGGAAGGTAAGCCTAGCATTATTTATATTGATCTGCATTTGGTTCATGAAGTAACTTCCCCACAAGCTTTCGAAGGACTTCGCCTTAGTAACCGTAAGGTTCGCCGTCCTGAGCTGACTTTCGCTACCATGGATCACAACGTTCCTACCAAGGATCGTTTTAACATTAAAGATCCAATTTCCAAACAACAAATTGATACACTTTCTAAGAACTGTGCTGATTTTGGTGTGAGATTGTTCGACCTGAATGATATCGATCAAGGTGTTGTTCACGTAATGGGACCTGAGATTGGCTTGACTCATCCTGGCAAAACTATCGTGTGTGGCGATAGCCATACCTCTACACATGGAGCATTCGGTGCACTGGCCTTTGGTATCGGAACAAGTGAAGTTGAACATGTAATGGCTACCCAATGTTTGCAGCAATCCAAAGCTAAAACTATGGAAGTTCGTTTCACAGGTAAACGCAATCCTGGTGTAACAGCAAAGGATATGATCCTTGGTGTTATTGCTAAGTATGGTACTGATTTTGCAACAGGTTATGTAATTGAGTACACAGGTGAAGCTATTCGTGAGCTGTCGATGGAAGAACGTATGACCGTCTGCAACATGTCGATCGAAGGCGGAGCAAGAGCAGGCTTGATCGCTCCTGACGAAACTACTTTTAACTATCTGCGTGGACGTCAATATGTGCCGCAAGGTGAAGCTTATGACGCTGCTGTTGAAGGATGGAAGAGTCTTGTTAGTGACGAAGGTGCTCAGTACGATACGGTTGTTGATTTCGATGTGGAAACTTTGATTCCTCAAGTAACCTGGGGAACTAGCCCGGGTATGGGAACGGACATCAGCTCCAGCGTACCGAATCCAGCTGACTTCACCACAGAAAACGAACGCAAAGCTGCTGAAAAAGCGCTTGAATATATGGATTTGACACCTGGAACGCCTATTTCTGAAATTCCAATTGATTATGTATTTATCGGTTCTTGTACTAACGGACGGATCGAAGATTTAAGAGCCGCAGCTGTGGTAGCAAAAGGCCATAAAGTCTCTGACAACGTTACTGCAATTGTTGTTCCTGGATCTGGTCGTGTTAAAATGCAGGCTGAGAAGGAAGGGCTTGATAAAGTCTTTACCGACGCGGGCTTTGAATGGCGTGAAGCGGGATGCAGTATGTGCCTCGCGATGAACCCTGATGTATTGCAACCTGGGCAACGCTGCGCATCTACCTCGAACCGTAACTTTGAAGGACGTCAAGGTCGCGGTGGACGCACGCATCTGGTATCCCCAGCAATGGCTGCTGCAGCTGCAATAAAAGGTCGCTTCACTGATGTGCGTGATTGGAACTATAAGACGGAAGCCGTCAGCTCATAG
- a CDS encoding FAD-binding oxidoreductase, with protein sequence MKSRTRLTGRVIFKGDQGYETARKNWDPHTDKFPKVFVFAQKTQDVANAIKWANENKVPIRARSGRHSLEVNLSQVTGGIVIDVSEMKKIKLNKKSGTVVVGTGNTVGRIAHTLAGQGYMAPFGDSPTVGIGGITLGGGIGPLQRTVGLVSDNLIELEMVDAKGKIIRANKNSNSDLLWASRGGGGGNFGVYTSYKFKVRPAPASATVFRITWPWDQFEKVFKAWQLWAPCVNTKLGSELSIGPKKGGNVTMTGLFLGSKAEASRLLKPVTSVGTPTNQIIRSLPYTKVVSFMLAPDPVLTQRVSNQFSSGFVRKPFPDKAIKSMREFLEKVEGEFAGFFFLNWGGAVSRKSPKSTAFYWRKAKFYVEWNSSWIKKSEAARNIFVVRNTRRKLQPFIVGSYINVPDQGIKNSGPVYYGANYPRLRRVKAKYDPGNIFNNPQSISPARKV encoded by the coding sequence TTGAAGTCAAGAACGAGACTTACCGGGCGAGTTATTTTCAAAGGTGATCAAGGGTATGAAACGGCACGTAAGAATTGGGATCCGCATACTGACAAATTCCCGAAAGTGTTTGTTTTCGCACAAAAAACACAAGATGTTGCAAACGCCATAAAATGGGCTAACGAGAATAAAGTCCCCATCCGTGCAAGAAGCGGTAGACATTCTCTGGAGGTTAATCTTTCACAGGTCACCGGAGGTATTGTCATCGATGTAAGTGAAATGAAGAAAATCAAACTAAATAAAAAATCAGGAACTGTTGTTGTGGGTACCGGAAATACAGTGGGGAGAATTGCACACACGCTAGCTGGGCAAGGATATATGGCTCCATTCGGCGATAGCCCTACGGTTGGAATCGGAGGCATCACCCTAGGCGGGGGTATCGGGCCGCTCCAGCGAACCGTGGGCCTTGTTAGTGATAATCTAATCGAACTCGAAATGGTTGATGCCAAAGGGAAAATTATTCGTGCCAATAAGAATAGTAACTCTGATCTCCTCTGGGCTTCCCGCGGAGGTGGCGGGGGGAATTTCGGAGTTTACACCAGTTACAAATTCAAAGTACGTCCTGCTCCAGCTTCGGCTACCGTTTTTCGAATCACCTGGCCTTGGGATCAGTTCGAGAAGGTATTCAAAGCTTGGCAACTCTGGGCTCCTTGCGTTAATACCAAACTGGGCAGTGAATTATCCATTGGTCCGAAAAAAGGCGGTAATGTCACTATGACGGGGCTGTTCCTCGGATCAAAGGCAGAGGCTTCCCGCCTCTTAAAGCCCGTTACGAGCGTTGGAACGCCTACGAATCAAATCATCCGCTCTTTGCCCTATACAAAAGTAGTGAGTTTTATGTTAGCACCTGATCCAGTGCTAACTCAAAGAGTCAGCAACCAGTTCTCCAGCGGTTTCGTAAGAAAACCCTTCCCGGACAAGGCAATTAAGTCCATGCGTGAATTCTTAGAGAAAGTGGAGGGAGAATTCGCAGGTTTCTTTTTCCTCAACTGGGGCGGAGCTGTGAGCCGTAAGTCACCCAAATCTACAGCCTTTTACTGGCGTAAAGCGAAATTCTATGTTGAGTGGAATAGCTCATGGATCAAGAAATCGGAAGCTGCCAGAAATATATTCGTAGTAAGAAATACACGTCGGAAGCTGCAGCCATTTATCGTGGGGAGCTACATCAACGTTCCAGACCAGGGAATTAAAAATTCCGGACCAGTATATTATGGAGCGAACTATCCTAGATTACGGAGAGTCAAAGCTAAATATGACCCGGGAAATATATTTAACAACCCTCAAAGCATCTCTCCAGCCCGCAAAGTATAG
- a CDS encoding LysR family transcriptional regulator has protein sequence MELRQLQYVLQIAAEKNFSRAADKLHIAQPSLSQQLSKLEKELGVMLFQRNTSSVELTYAGSKFVEQAQIIIDGVELLRQEMSDISELRTGRVVVGSMPITGAHLLPHVLPVFKQNYPEVEITLLEDSSMNLEKLTASGQTDLSLLSLPLEIPALAYEELGEERIDLAVPPEHPLAKRSLDGTKTSLEELKDEPFIVLKEGQGFRKMTMDLCRNAGFEPKIVFESNNMETVQSLVATGMGVTLVPHFIARAPRSEFVPVYLPLTDPAPSRTLVVAYRRGRYLSKAAKAFVETFKSTVSELTEE, from the coding sequence ATGGAACTGAGACAACTACAATATGTACTGCAAATCGCAGCCGAAAAAAACTTCTCCCGTGCAGCGGACAAGCTGCACATTGCCCAACCATCACTCAGTCAGCAGCTTTCCAAGCTGGAAAAAGAGCTCGGTGTAATGCTGTTCCAGCGAAATACCAGCTCTGTTGAACTGACCTATGCTGGATCTAAATTCGTAGAGCAAGCCCAAATCATCATTGATGGCGTAGAACTGCTGCGACAAGAAATGTCTGATATTTCTGAACTACGTACCGGGCGCGTCGTTGTAGGCAGTATGCCGATCACTGGTGCACATTTACTACCGCATGTACTTCCGGTTTTTAAACAAAATTACCCGGAAGTAGAAATCACTCTGCTCGAAGACTCCTCCATGAACCTAGAGAAGCTCACTGCGAGTGGTCAGACTGATTTAAGCCTGCTCTCATTGCCGCTCGAAATTCCGGCTCTTGCTTACGAAGAACTGGGTGAGGAAAGGATCGATCTTGCAGTCCCACCCGAACACCCGCTAGCTAAACGTAGCTTAGATGGAACTAAGACCTCTTTGGAAGAACTAAAGGACGAGCCATTTATCGTACTTAAAGAAGGCCAAGGCTTCCGTAAAATGACTATGGATCTGTGCCGAAACGCTGGCTTCGAACCAAAAATTGTTTTTGAGAGCAATAACATGGAAACAGTTCAGTCACTGGTCGCCACTGGAATGGGTGTAACTCTTGTGCCTCATTTTATTGCCCGTGCACCGCGGAGTGAATTCGTCCCTGTCTACTTACCGCTCACTGATCCTGCCCCTAGCCGAACACTTGTCGTAGCCTATCGACGCGGACGTTATTTATCTAAAGCCGCTAAGGCTTTTGTAGAAACATTTAAATCTACGGTATCTGAATTAACCGAAGAATAG